A genomic segment from Thermostichus lividus PCC 6715 encodes:
- a CDS encoding M61 family metallopeptidase: MTQTTIGSSVSRGSVQPPAVAYFIDCQQGHTHLLQVTLRLTAPQSDVLALHLPVWTPGSYLVREYARHLESFAVTTIDGAPREWWKCRKNQWQVACSPGEAIQVRYAIYAHELSVRTNHVDRSHAYFNPAAVCLYAPEYRDRPLTVTVTAPPHWRLTTPLDPWGEDPFTVWAANYDQLVDSPFEVGTHSVYYFEVAGKPHELAVWGEGNFEPTRAIADLQRIISTEAALLGGLPYDRYVFILHLTHKGYGGLEHANSCSLLFDRFGFQQPDQYRRFLCLVAHEFLHLWNVKRIRPQALAEFDYDNENYTTSLWFVEGVTSYLDQLIPLWAGVFDASHYLKLLGQSINRYLQTPGRHVQSLTAASFDAWIKLYRPDENSLNSQMSYYLKGELVALLLDLRIRLNFNHQRSLVDVLRRLWQQFCDTQAGYTPDELWQTIETVADENLESWRQAFLDGTDDLPLGDWFSQVGLELVAQDALPYTGLQFKQDRGALHIKAVLRHSPAEALGLVPGDEIIALNGWRVQGEEWSDYLRECQVGQAVEVTWCHDQRLHSGTLVLEPPQPHYQLRCSAQATPEQRAHLEAWLGTTAQNL, encoded by the coding sequence ATGACTCAGACGACGATTGGCTCCTCCGTATCCCGAGGGTCGGTTCAGCCTCCGGCAGTTGCCTATTTCATTGATTGCCAGCAGGGGCATACTCATCTTTTACAGGTGACCTTACGGCTGACGGCACCGCAGAGTGATGTCTTAGCACTACACTTACCCGTTTGGACCCCCGGTTCTTACCTAGTACGGGAATACGCCCGCCATCTTGAGAGTTTTGCTGTTACCACTATCGATGGTGCGCCGCGGGAATGGTGGAAGTGCCGCAAAAATCAGTGGCAGGTGGCATGCTCTCCGGGGGAGGCGATCCAAGTGCGCTATGCCATCTATGCCCACGAGCTATCGGTACGCACCAATCATGTTGATCGCAGCCATGCCTACTTTAATCCTGCGGCGGTGTGCCTCTACGCTCCAGAGTATCGAGATCGTCCCCTGACGGTAACGGTGACAGCCCCGCCGCATTGGCGGCTAACGACTCCCCTTGATCCTTGGGGAGAGGATCCTTTCACGGTTTGGGCGGCAAACTACGATCAGCTTGTCGATAGCCCCTTTGAAGTGGGGACGCACTCTGTTTATTATTTTGAGGTGGCAGGCAAACCCCACGAATTAGCGGTCTGGGGAGAGGGTAACTTTGAGCCAACGCGGGCGATCGCCGACCTTCAGCGCATCATCAGTACCGAAGCAGCGCTTTTGGGGGGGCTGCCCTACGATCGCTACGTGTTTATTTTGCACCTAACCCACAAAGGCTATGGCGGTCTAGAGCACGCGAACAGTTGCTCATTGTTGTTTGATCGCTTTGGGTTCCAGCAACCAGATCAGTATCGTCGTTTCCTTTGCTTGGTTGCCCACGAGTTTTTACACCTGTGGAATGTGAAGCGCATTCGTCCCCAAGCCCTAGCAGAGTTTGACTACGACAATGAGAACTACACCACCAGCCTCTGGTTTGTCGAAGGGGTAACCAGCTATCTAGATCAGCTGATTCCGCTGTGGGCGGGGGTGTTTGATGCCAGTCATTACCTGAAGCTCCTTGGGCAAAGTATTAACCGCTATCTCCAGACCCCCGGTCGCCACGTGCAGTCGTTGACAGCGGCTAGCTTTGATGCGTGGATTAAGCTCTATCGCCCCGACGAAAATAGCCTCAACTCCCAGATGTCTTACTACCTTAAGGGAGAACTTGTTGCCTTACTGTTGGATTTGCGCATTCGTCTCAACTTTAACCATCAGCGCTCCCTTGTGGATGTACTGCGGCGATTGTGGCAGCAGTTCTGTGACACCCAAGCCGGTTATACCCCCGACGAGCTATGGCAGACCATTGAAACGGTAGCGGATGAAAACTTAGAGAGCTGGCGGCAGGCGTTCCTCGACGGTACCGATGACCTGCCCCTAGGGGATTGGTTCAGCCAAGTGGGGTTGGAGTTGGTGGCACAAGACGCCCTCCCCTACACCGGTTTACAGTTTAAGCAAGACAGGGGAGCACTGCACATCAAAGCTGTGCTGCGCCACTCCCCAGCGGAAGCCTTAGGGTTAGTGCCCGGAGACGAAATTATTGCCCTCAATGGTTGGCGGGTACAGGGGGAGGAGTGGTCAGACTACCTCCGCGAGTGTCAGGTAGGGCAAGCCGTTGAGGTAACGTGGTGTCATGATCAACGATTGCACTCGGGCACCCTTGTGCTAGAACCGCCCCAGCCCCACTACCAGCTGCGGTGCAGTGCCCAAGCAACGCCAGAGCAGCGTGCCCACCTCGAGGCATGGCTGGGAACAACGGCTCAGAATCTCTAA
- the rpsJ gene encoding 30S ribosomal protein S10 — MATLQQQKIRIRLKAFDHRLLDTSCERIVDTAKRTGASPVGPIPLPTRRKVYCVLRSPHVDKDSREHFETRTHRRILDIYQPSPKTIDALMKLDLPAGVDIEVKL, encoded by the coding sequence ATGGCAACTCTACAACAGCAAAAAATTCGCATTCGTCTGAAGGCGTTTGATCATCGTTTACTCGATACGTCTTGCGAGCGCATTGTGGATACGGCTAAAAGAACAGGAGCTTCCCCAGTCGGCCCGATTCCGCTGCCGACGCGCCGCAAAGTTTACTGTGTGCTGCGATCGCCTCACGTTGACAAAGATTCCCGCGAACATTTTGAAACCCGCACCCATCGGCGCATCCTCGATATTTATCAGCCCTCCCCCAAAACCATCGATGCTCTGATGAAATTAGACTTACCTGCGGGTGTTGACATTGAGGTCAAACTCTAA
- the tuf gene encoding elongation factor Tu produces MARAKFERTKPHVNIGTIGHVDHGKTTLTAAITMTLAALGQAAARKYDEIDAAPEEKARGITINTAHVEYETEKRHYAHVDCPGHADYVKNMITGAAQMDGAILVVAATDGAMPQTKEHILLARQVGVPSIVVFLNKVDMVDDEELLELVELELRELLSEYEFPGDDIPIIRGSGLKALEAMTANPKTTRGENEWVDKIYELMDAVDEFIPTPQRDVDKPFLMAVEDVFSITGRGTVATGRIERGKIKINETVELVGLRETRSTTVTGIEMFKKSLDEGIAGDNAGLLLRGLKKEDVERGMVLAKPGSITPHTQFEGEVYILTDKEGGRKTPFFAGYRPQFYVRTTDVTGTITSFTADDGSEAEMVMPGDRIKMTVELIQPIAIEQGMRFAIREGGRTIGAGVVSKILK; encoded by the coding sequence ATGGCACGCGCTAAATTTGAACGCACAAAACCCCACGTTAACATCGGTACCATTGGTCACGTTGACCATGGTAAAACCACGCTAACAGCAGCGATTACGATGACCTTGGCAGCACTGGGTCAGGCTGCTGCCCGCAAATACGATGAAATTGATGCGGCTCCGGAAGAGAAAGCTCGCGGGATTACCATCAACACCGCTCACGTTGAGTATGAAACCGAGAAACGCCACTATGCCCACGTGGACTGTCCTGGTCATGCCGACTACGTGAAAAACATGATCACGGGTGCGGCGCAGATGGATGGTGCCATTCTGGTGGTGGCAGCAACCGATGGGGCTATGCCTCAGACCAAGGAGCATATTCTGCTGGCACGGCAGGTGGGGGTTCCCAGCATCGTTGTCTTCCTGAACAAGGTGGATATGGTGGATGACGAAGAGCTGTTGGAACTGGTGGAATTGGAATTGCGGGAACTCCTGAGTGAGTACGAATTCCCTGGGGATGATATTCCGATTATTCGTGGTTCGGGGTTGAAGGCGCTTGAAGCAATGACCGCCAATCCGAAAACCACCCGGGGCGAAAATGAGTGGGTCGATAAGATTTACGAACTCATGGATGCTGTGGATGAATTTATTCCAACGCCACAGCGGGATGTGGATAAGCCCTTCCTGATGGCTGTGGAAGACGTTTTCTCCATTACGGGTCGCGGTACGGTGGCAACGGGTCGGATTGAGCGCGGTAAGATCAAAATCAATGAAACCGTTGAACTGGTTGGGCTGCGAGAAACTCGCTCCACCACAGTGACCGGTATTGAAATGTTCAAGAAGAGCTTGGACGAAGGGATCGCTGGGGACAACGCGGGTCTGCTGCTGCGGGGTCTGAAAAAGGAAGATGTGGAGCGGGGAATGGTGTTGGCCAAGCCCGGTTCTATTACGCCCCATACCCAGTTTGAAGGGGAAGTCTATATCCTTACCGACAAAGAGGGTGGGCGCAAAACTCCGTTCTTCGCTGGCTATCGCCCTCAGTTTTATGTGCGCACCACCGATGTGACCGGTACAATTACCTCCTTTACTGCTGATGATGGCAGTGAAGCAGAAATGGTGATGCCGGGTGATCGCATCAAGATGACCGTGGAACTGATTCAGCCCATTGCCATTGAGCAGGGGATGCGCTTTGCCATCCGTGAAGGGGGGCGTACCATCGGCGCCGGTGTTGTCTCGAAAATCCTGAAATAG
- the fusA gene encoding elongation factor G, producing MARTTPLERVRNIGIAAHIDAGKTTTTERILYYSGVVHKIGEVHEGNTVTDWMEQERERGITITAAAISTSWKDHQINIIDTPGHVDFTIEVERSMRVLDGVIAVFCSVGGVQPQSETVWRQADRYNVPRIVFVNKMDRTGANFYKVYSQILDRLRANAVPIQLPIGAEDQFLGIVDLVRMRAKIYKDDLGKEIEDTDIPEDMAEQVEEFRTKLVEAVAETDDVLMEKYLEGEDLTEEEIRTALRKGTISGAIVPMLCGSAFKNKGVQLLLDAVVDYLPAPIDVPAIKGHLPDGTEVERAADDDQPLAALAFKIMADPYGRLTFVRVYSGVLKKGSYVLNATKGKKERISRLIILKADERIEVDELRAGDLGAALGLKDTFTGDTLCDESAPVILESLYVPEPVISVAVEPKTKQDMEKLSKALQSLAEEDPTFRVSVDPETNQTVIAGMGELHLEILVDRMQREFKVEANIGQPQVAYRETIRKPTRSEGKFIRQSGGKGQYGHVVIEVEPAEPGTGFEFVSKIVGGVVPKEYIPPAEQGMREACESGILAGYPVIDLKVTLVDGSYHDVDSSEMAFKIAGSMAIKEAVMKANPVLLEPMMKVEVEVPEEFLGTVMGDLISRRGQIEGQTVDGGIAKVTAKVPLERMFGYATDIRSNTQGRGIFSMEFSHYEEVPRNVAEAIIAKNKGNA from the coding sequence GTGGCACGGACGACCCCGCTGGAGCGAGTGCGAAATATTGGGATTGCCGCTCACATTGATGCGGGTAAAACAACCACAACCGAGCGGATTCTATACTATTCCGGTGTGGTGCACAAAATTGGCGAAGTGCACGAGGGAAACACCGTGACCGACTGGATGGAACAAGAGCGGGAGCGGGGAATCACCATTACCGCAGCAGCCATCAGTACCTCTTGGAAAGATCACCAGATCAATATTATTGACACCCCTGGTCACGTGGACTTCACCATTGAAGTAGAGCGCTCCATGCGGGTGCTCGATGGGGTGATTGCCGTCTTTTGCTCTGTGGGCGGGGTGCAACCTCAGTCAGAAACCGTGTGGCGGCAAGCCGATCGCTACAACGTGCCGCGGATTGTTTTTGTCAACAAGATGGATCGCACTGGCGCAAACTTTTACAAAGTTTATAGCCAAATCCTTGATCGTCTGCGGGCAAACGCCGTTCCCATTCAACTGCCCATTGGCGCTGAAGATCAGTTTTTGGGGATTGTTGACCTCGTGCGGATGCGTGCCAAGATCTACAAAGATGACTTGGGCAAAGAAATTGAAGATACCGACATTCCTGAGGACATGGCAGAGCAGGTCGAAGAATTTCGTACCAAGCTAGTCGAAGCCGTGGCCGAAACCGATGATGTGTTGATGGAAAAATACCTCGAAGGGGAAGACCTCACAGAAGAGGAAATTCGCACTGCTTTGCGCAAAGGCACCATTAGTGGTGCTATTGTACCGATGCTCTGTGGCTCCGCCTTCAAGAATAAAGGCGTGCAACTGTTACTAGATGCGGTAGTGGATTATTTGCCTGCTCCCATCGATGTCCCCGCCATCAAAGGCCACTTGCCCGATGGTACCGAAGTAGAGCGAGCAGCGGATGATGATCAGCCCCTTGCGGCCTTGGCCTTTAAGATCATGGCGGATCCCTACGGCCGCCTGACCTTTGTGCGGGTCTATTCGGGGGTGCTCAAAAAAGGGAGCTACGTTCTCAACGCCACCAAAGGCAAGAAAGAGCGCATCTCTCGCTTGATTATCTTAAAAGCCGATGAGCGCATTGAAGTTGATGAGCTGCGCGCAGGGGATCTCGGTGCGGCCTTGGGCTTAAAAGATACCTTCACCGGTGACACCCTCTGTGACGAAAGCGCCCCTGTGATCCTAGAATCTCTATATGTGCCAGAACCCGTCATTTCTGTCGCTGTAGAGCCGAAAACCAAGCAGGACATGGAAAAACTCTCCAAAGCCTTGCAGTCCCTTGCGGAAGAAGATCCCACGTTCCGCGTGAGTGTGGACCCCGAAACCAACCAAACTGTGATTGCGGGGATGGGTGAGTTGCACCTTGAAATCCTTGTGGATCGGATGCAGCGGGAGTTCAAAGTGGAGGCAAACATCGGTCAGCCTCAGGTTGCCTATCGGGAAACCATCCGCAAGCCAACTCGCAGTGAAGGCAAGTTCATTCGTCAAAGTGGCGGTAAAGGTCAGTACGGCCATGTGGTGATTGAAGTTGAACCAGCGGAGCCTGGCACAGGCTTTGAGTTCGTCTCGAAAATTGTTGGTGGTGTAGTTCCCAAAGAGTACATTCCGCCAGCGGAACAAGGGATGAGAGAGGCCTGTGAATCTGGCATCCTTGCGGGGTATCCCGTCATTGACCTCAAAGTCACCTTAGTCGATGGTTCCTATCACGACGTTGACTCGTCGGAAATGGCCTTCAAAATCGCTGGTTCCATGGCCATTAAAGAAGCGGTGATGAAAGCAAATCCGGTTCTGTTGGAGCCTATGATGAAGGTCGAGGTCGAGGTTCCAGAAGAATTCCTTGGGACAGTGATGGGGGATTTGATCTCCCGTCGTGGTCAAATTGAGGGGCAAACGGTGGACGGTGGCATTGCCAAGGTGACCGCCAAAGTCCCTCTCGAACGGATGTTTGGTTATGCCACTGATATCCGCTCGAATACCCAAGGTCGGGGAATTTTCTCGATGGAATTCAGCCATTACGAGGAAGTCCCCCGTAATGTGGCTGAGGCGATCATTGCCAAAAATAAAGGGAACGCATAG
- the rpsG gene encoding 30S ribosomal protein S7: protein MSRRTRAQKRPTSPDPVYNNILVNMLIQRIMLNGKKSLASRIVYSAMKTVEERTGEDALQLFERAIKNATPLVEVKARRVGGATYQVPMEVRPDRGIALALRWLVQFSRKRAGRSMAAKLANELMDAANETGSTIRKREETHKMAEANKAFAHYRY, encoded by the coding sequence ATGTCTCGTCGCACTCGCGCTCAAAAACGCCCCACCTCCCCTGATCCGGTGTACAACAACATTTTGGTGAACATGCTGATCCAGCGGATCATGCTGAACGGCAAAAAATCCCTAGCCAGCCGTATCGTCTATAGCGCGATGAAAACAGTAGAAGAGCGAACCGGAGAAGATGCCCTGCAACTTTTTGAGCGCGCCATCAAAAATGCCACCCCCCTTGTAGAAGTCAAAGCCCGGCGGGTTGGCGGCGCTACCTATCAAGTTCCTATGGAAGTACGCCCCGATCGCGGCATTGCCCTAGCATTGCGCTGGTTAGTGCAGTTTTCCCGCAAGCGAGCAGGTCGTTCCATGGCTGCCAAATTAGCCAACGAACTGATGGATGCAGCGAATGAAACCGGTAGCACCATCCGTAAACGGGAAGAAACCCACAAAATGGCCGAAGCGAATAAAGCGTTTGCCCACTATCGCTATTAA
- the rpsL gene encoding 30S ribosomal protein S12, with amino-acid sequence MPTIQQLIRQERELLKKKTKSPALKSCPQRRGVCTRVYTTTPKKPNSALRKVARVRLTSGFEVTAYIPGIGHNLQEHSVVMIRGGRVKDLPGVRYHIIRGTLDTAGVKDRKQGRSKYGAKRPKPGEATATGKKK; translated from the coding sequence ATGCCCACCATCCAGCAACTTATCCGCCAAGAGCGGGAACTGTTGAAAAAGAAAACAAAATCACCAGCCCTCAAAAGCTGTCCGCAGCGGCGCGGTGTCTGTACCCGGGTCTACACCACCACGCCCAAAAAGCCCAACTCGGCACTGCGCAAAGTCGCACGGGTACGCCTTACTTCTGGCTTTGAAGTTACCGCCTATATCCCCGGTATTGGCCATAACCTACAAGAGCACTCCGTTGTCATGATTCGTGGTGGCCGGGTCAAAGACCTGCCCGGTGTTCGCTACCATATTATTCGCGGTACCCTCGACACTGCTGGGGTCAAAGATCGCAAGCAAGGTCGCTCCAAATACGGTGCCAAGCGCCCAAAACCCGGTGAAGCCACTGCCACCGGCAAGAAAAAATAG
- a CDS encoding RsmE family RNA methyltransferase: protein MRSPQRLVVDPSQIQEQVVTLTPAQAHYLHHVLRLKPTDPLWILDGHGHRWQAQLGGDRTTVQLLDAHCGHSELATEIILCLALLKTATFEQVLQQATELGVRQIIPIRTARSLLQPSANKYQRWRRILQEAAEQSERLYVPTITDPLTVPAMVEVAPQGYIGSLRATTLFADYLAGMNFNAPIAVAIGPEGGWTTPELDLVLSAGWQEFSLGRRTLRAVTAAIATLSLLSHYSEQHHPTM, encoded by the coding sequence ATGCGATCGCCCCAACGCTTGGTGGTTGACCCAAGCCAAATTCAGGAGCAGGTTGTTACCCTAACCCCTGCCCAAGCCCACTACCTCCACCATGTGCTGCGCCTAAAACCCACTGATCCCCTGTGGATTCTGGATGGCCACGGTCACCGCTGGCAGGCGCAATTGGGGGGCGATCGCACCACGGTGCAGTTACTAGACGCCCACTGCGGCCACAGTGAACTAGCCACGGAGATTATCCTCTGCCTAGCTCTATTGAAAACGGCAACCTTTGAACAGGTGCTCCAGCAGGCCACCGAACTAGGGGTCAGGCAAATTATCCCCATCCGCACAGCGCGATCGCTCCTCCAGCCCAGTGCCAATAAATATCAACGCTGGCGGCGCATCCTCCAAGAAGCTGCCGAACAATCCGAGCGCCTCTACGTACCCACAATTACCGATCCGTTAACGGTGCCAGCCATGGTTGAGGTTGCCCCCCAGGGCTATATTGGCAGCCTGCGCGCTACCACCCTATTCGCCGACTACCTAGCAGGGATGAACTTTAACGCCCCAATTGCCGTGGCGATCGGGCCTGAAGGCGGTTGGACAACCCCAGAACTGGATTTAGTCCTCAGTGCTGGTTGGCAAGAATTTTCCTTAGGACGGCGCACTCTCCGAGCCGTAACCGCGGCGATCGCCACCCTCAGCCTGCTGAGCCACTACAGCGAACAGCACCACCCCACAATGTGA
- a CDS encoding leucyl aminopeptidase yields MQLQTVSTPIPDWSGDLLAIALFQSEGTLTLTDPYTQLDQRLNGLLQEMINDGEFEGKAGTSLLIRLLPNIPIKKLFLIGLGSRDEFTLDTLRRTAATIARTARRERAKTLAISAPLENMDSGEISQALAEGVLLALHSDLRFKSDPEARKLLPYPESVSFLGLGDQSAALARAQQICDGVILARELVNAPANEVTPVTLAETAQTIADRHGLTAKILERDDCAALGMGAFLGVAQASEMPPKFIHLTYTGAEPIQKKIALIGKGLTFDSGGLNLKTQGGIETMKMDMGGAAAVLGAAQVIGQLKPAGIEVHFIVAATENMISGRAMHPGDILTASNGKTIEVNNTDAEGRLTLADALVYAEKLEVDAIVDLATLTGACIVALGDTIAGLWSNDTDLAKALQQASDRSGEKLWQMPLESKYFEGMKSQVADMKNTGPRAAGSITAALFLQQFVNNTPWAHLDIAGPVWTEKEDGYNNPCGTGYPVRTLVEWLTSYATP; encoded by the coding sequence ATGCAACTGCAAACGGTTTCTACACCTATTCCCGACTGGTCTGGTGATTTGTTGGCGATCGCCCTTTTTCAAAGTGAGGGCACCCTGACCCTCACCGATCCCTACACCCAGCTTGACCAACGCCTCAATGGTCTACTGCAGGAGATGATTAACGACGGTGAGTTTGAGGGCAAAGCCGGTACATCGTTGCTCATCCGGTTGCTACCAAACATTCCCATTAAAAAGCTGTTTCTGATTGGGTTGGGCAGTCGCGATGAATTTACGCTGGATACCCTGCGCCGCACCGCCGCCACCATTGCCCGAACCGCCCGTCGCGAACGGGCAAAAACCCTAGCCATCAGCGCCCCCCTAGAGAACATGGATTCCGGGGAAATAAGCCAGGCCTTGGCCGAGGGAGTGCTCCTAGCCCTGCACAGTGATCTGCGCTTTAAGTCCGATCCAGAAGCGCGCAAACTCCTTCCCTATCCAGAGAGTGTGAGTTTCCTAGGGTTAGGAGATCAAAGTGCAGCCCTCGCCCGTGCCCAACAGATCTGCGATGGCGTCATTCTGGCGCGGGAACTCGTGAATGCCCCAGCCAACGAGGTTACCCCAGTCACTTTGGCGGAAACAGCTCAAACCATTGCCGATCGCCATGGCCTCACCGCCAAAATTCTCGAGCGGGACGACTGTGCTGCCTTGGGGATGGGTGCTTTTTTAGGGGTTGCCCAAGCCTCAGAGATGCCACCCAAGTTCATCCACCTCACCTACACTGGCGCCGAGCCAATTCAGAAAAAAATTGCCCTCATCGGTAAAGGGCTAACCTTTGATTCCGGTGGCCTCAACCTCAAAACCCAAGGCGGCATTGAAACCATGAAGATGGACATGGGGGGAGCCGCCGCAGTGCTGGGGGCAGCGCAAGTCATTGGCCAATTGAAACCTGCAGGTATTGAGGTTCACTTTATTGTTGCTGCCACCGAAAACATGATTAGTGGCCGGGCGATGCATCCGGGGGATATTCTGACGGCATCTAACGGCAAGACCATTGAAGTGAATAATACCGATGCTGAAGGCCGCCTCACCCTTGCCGATGCCCTAGTTTATGCCGAAAAGCTGGAAGTGGATGCCATTGTGGATTTAGCAACCCTGACGGGGGCTTGCATTGTTGCCCTTGGAGACACGATTGCCGGACTCTGGAGTAACGATACTGACTTAGCCAAAGCCTTGCAACAGGCCAGCGATCGCAGCGGCGAAAAGCTGTGGCAAATGCCCTTAGAAAGCAAGTATTTTGAAGGGATGAAATCCCAAGTGGCCGACATGAAAAACACAGGCCCACGCGCCGCTGGCTCCATTACAGCCGCTCTGTTTTTACAGCAATTTGTCAACAACACCCCTTGGGCACACTTGGATATTGCTGGGCCAGTTTGGACTGAAAAAGAAGATGGCTACAATAACCCCTGTGGCACTGGCTATCCTGTGCGCACCTTAGTAGAGTGGTTAACTAGCTACGCCACTCCTTAG
- a CDS encoding class I SAM-dependent methyltransferase — protein sequence MHVAPFASDLPLINEALRSSYQAVQWGKNILAIAHKTLSARLFNSLFPTEERTQPLSPELQTWLKERYEALLNSDWQDAAAGFYPASLLFDGLWQEFWQFYPVLWLDLPQMWQRARSRRFQDFADTISLDAYPQYYRQNFHYQTDGYLSETSANLYDLQVEILFGGTADAMRRRVIAPIARHLQILPPTPPVRVLDVACGTGRTLKQLRYGFPEAALFGIDLSPTYLRKANSLLAEQVGDLPQLIQGSAEALPYIDNYFNAITCVFLFHELPAPVRQQVIDECARVLQPGGIFVICDSIQAIDSPAQRPMMENFANLFHEPFYRNYIEDDLNHRLEKAGLVVQEVQHHFMSKYWIAVKPQEGGDSSPAAAIPPL from the coding sequence ATGCACGTTGCGCCCTTTGCCTCTGATCTGCCGCTGATCAACGAAGCCTTGCGGTCGAGCTACCAAGCTGTCCAGTGGGGAAAGAATATCCTAGCGATCGCCCACAAAACCCTGAGTGCACGCCTGTTTAACAGCCTTTTTCCCACAGAAGAGCGCACACAGCCCCTCAGCCCCGAATTGCAGACTTGGTTAAAGGAGCGCTACGAAGCCCTGCTCAATAGTGACTGGCAGGATGCCGCCGCTGGATTTTACCCGGCAAGCCTTTTATTTGATGGGCTTTGGCAGGAATTTTGGCAGTTTTATCCGGTTCTGTGGCTGGATTTACCCCAAATGTGGCAGCGGGCGCGATCGCGGCGGTTTCAGGATTTTGCAGACACGATTTCCCTAGATGCCTATCCGCAGTACTACCGCCAAAACTTCCACTACCAAACCGATGGCTATCTCAGCGAAACCTCGGCCAATCTGTACGATCTACAGGTCGAAATCCTCTTTGGCGGCACAGCGGACGCGATGCGGCGGCGGGTTATTGCCCCCATTGCTCGGCACCTGCAGATCCTTCCCCCCACCCCACCAGTGCGGGTTCTAGATGTTGCCTGCGGCACAGGACGCACCCTCAAACAATTGCGCTACGGATTTCCAGAGGCAGCCCTGTTTGGCATTGATTTGTCCCCCACCTATCTGCGCAAAGCCAACAGCTTACTGGCCGAGCAAGTCGGAGACCTCCCTCAACTCATTCAAGGTAGCGCCGAGGCATTGCCCTACATTGACAACTACTTCAATGCCATTACCTGCGTGTTCCTCTTCCATGAACTGCCAGCCCCCGTGCGACAACAGGTGATTGACGAATGCGCACGGGTGCTCCAGCCCGGCGGCATATTTGTCATCTGCGATTCAATTCAGGCCATTGATTCACCAGCGCAGCGGCCTATGATGGAGAACTTTGCCAACCTATTCCATGAACCCTTTTACCGCAACTACATTGAAGATGATCTCAACCATCGTCTAGAAAAGGCTGGTCTGGTGGTGCAGGAGGTGCAGCACCACTTCATGAGTAAGTACTGGATTGCAGTTAAACCCCAAGAGGGTGGCGATTCATCGCCAGCCGCAGCGATCCCCCCGCTCTAG